A segment of the bacterium genome:
ACCCGCCAGCAGCGTCGCGATGACCAGGATTTCGAACACGCGGCGAACCTCCGCTCCCCGGTCGGGCCGGGGATTCGGTGCGGATCCGGAGAGACGGGAAACGACCGCCGGCACCCCGCGGGGGCGCAGGCGGTCGTTGGAATGCCGCGCGGTCCGATAGGTTCCGGCTAACCGCCCAGGGCCTTGTTCCAGGCCGCGACCTGGTCGGCCATCTTCTCGAGCAGGGGGGCGGTGTCGCCCTCGATGCGGACCGAGGTGATGCCGTCCCGGCCGGCGATGGCGTTGACGACGTCCTGGTCGGCCGGGCTCGCGACCTTGCCGAAGACGGTGTGCTTGCCGTCGAGCCAGGGGGTCTCCACGTGGGTGATGAAGAACTGGCTGCCGTTGGTGCCCGGTCCGGCGTTGGCCATGGACAGCACCCCGGGGGCGTCGTGGCGCAGGGCGGGCGTGCACTCGTCGGCGAAGCGGTAGCCGGGGCCGCCGGTGCCCGTGCCCTCGGGGCAGCCGCCCTGGATCATGAAGTCGTCGATGACCCGGTGGAAGCACAGGCCGTCGTAGAAGCCGCGCTGGGCCAGGTTCACGAAGTTGGCCACGGTCAGGGGGGTCTGGTCGGCGAAGAGGGTCAGGTTGATGGTGCCCTTGTCGGTCTCCATCACGGCTTTCAGGTCGGCCACGGATCTCTCCCTTGGTTCGGTGTTGATGCGTTCGCGATACCGTTGCGAAGATGGGCGCTGCGGGCAAGATAGTCCACCGGGGATCGCACCGCCGCCCGGTGCCGACTTTGCGGCAGACACCCCGCGACGGCTTGGGGTAAGCTGGCCGCCGGAACTCCAGCGGAAGGCCCTGCCATGTCCCCGTCCATCGCCAGCAAGATCGTGCTGCTGCTCCTGCTCGCCGTGATCACGGCCGTCTTCTTCGCCATGATCAAGGGATTCCTCATGGCCGTGCTGCTGGCCGGGATCTTCGCCTCGCTGGCCCAGCCGCTGTACCGCCGCCTGCACCGGGCCTGCGGCGGCCGCGACGCGCCGGCGTCGGTCGTCACGCTGCTGATCATCGTGCTGGTCATCATCCTGCCGCTGGGCGCCCTGCTGGGCGTGGTCACGGCCGAAGCCATC
Coding sequences within it:
- a CDS encoding peptidylprolyl isomerase, with the protein product METDKGTINLTLFADQTPLTVANFVNLAQRGFYDGLCFHRVIDDFMIQGGCPEGTGTGGPGYRFADECTPALRHDAPGVLSMANAGPGTNGSQFFITHVETPWLDGKHTVFGKVASPADQDVVNAIAGRDGITSVRIEGDTAPLLEKMADQVAAWNKALGG